Proteins from one Aureimonas sp. SA4125 genomic window:
- a CDS encoding NAD-dependent epimerase has translation MKYLVTGNAGFIGFHVTRKLLARGDSVVGFDVVNDYYDPALKEARLQLLEEEARACQGSYAFVRADLASRQAVEACFAEHRPDKVIHLAAQAGVRYSIENPHAYVESNIVAFTNILEACRHGGVQHLTYASTSSVYGADTAMPFSEHQSADHPLQFYAATKRANELMAHSYSHLFRLPTTGLRFFTVYGPWGRPDMALFLFTRCILEGRPIKLFNNGQHTRDFTFVEDIAEGVIRASDDVARPNPDWDSDRPDPATSNAPFRLFNIGNNDPVQLTAYVDALEEALGKKAERELLPLQPGDVPDTFADVSELVRAVGYRPATPVKEGVARFVEWYRSYHGI, from the coding sequence ATGAAATATCTCGTTACCGGCAATGCCGGCTTCATCGGCTTCCATGTCACCCGCAAGCTGTTGGCGCGGGGCGACAGCGTGGTCGGCTTCGACGTCGTCAACGATTACTACGATCCGGCGCTGAAGGAGGCGCGGCTGCAGCTTCTGGAAGAGGAGGCACGGGCCTGTCAGGGAAGCTACGCCTTCGTGCGCGCCGATCTCGCTTCCCGCCAGGCGGTGGAGGCGTGCTTTGCCGAGCACCGGCCGGACAAGGTGATCCACCTCGCGGCGCAAGCCGGCGTGCGCTACTCGATCGAGAACCCACACGCCTATGTCGAGAGCAACATCGTTGCCTTCACCAACATTCTCGAGGCCTGCCGTCACGGCGGCGTCCAGCATTTGACCTATGCCAGCACCTCCAGCGTCTACGGTGCGGACACCGCGATGCCGTTCTCCGAGCACCAGAGCGCCGACCATCCGCTGCAGTTCTACGCCGCGACGAAACGAGCCAACGAGCTGATGGCGCATTCCTACAGCCACCTGTTCCGGCTGCCGACGACGGGCCTTCGCTTCTTCACCGTCTACGGTCCCTGGGGAAGGCCCGACATGGCCCTGTTCCTGTTCACCCGCTGCATTCTCGAGGGGCGGCCGATCAAGCTGTTCAACAACGGCCAGCACACCCGCGACTTCACCTTCGTCGAGGACATCGCCGAAGGCGTGATCCGGGCGAGCGACGACGTGGCGCGGCCGAACCCCGACTGGGACAGCGACCGGCCGGACCCGGCGACGAGCAATGCACCCTTTCGCCTCTTCAACATCGGCAACAACGATCCGGTGCAGCTGACCGCCTATGTCGACGCGCTCGAGGAAGCCCTCGGCAAGAAGGCCGAGCGCGAACTTCTGCCGCTGCAGCCGGGCGACGTGCCGGACACGTTTGCCGACGTCAGCGAACTCGTCCGCGCCGTCGGCTACCGGCCGGCAACGCCGGTGAAGGAGGGCGTCGCGCGTTTCGTCGAGTGGTACCGGAGCTATCACGGCATCTGA
- a CDS encoding nucleotide sugar dehydrogenase, whose translation MFPRDFDEQVIGVVGLGYVGLPLAVEFGKTREVVGFDIRQERIDELLAGHDATLEVEPDMLASAAHMRFTSQAQDLGGCGIFIVTVPTPIDRANRPDLGFLIRATETVGRAMTPGAVVIYESTVYPGCTREVCVPILERLSGLKLNESFFLGYSPERANPGDKQHRLTTIVKVTSGSTPEAAEAVDGLYASIVTAGTHKASSIEVAEAAKVIENTQRDLNIALMNELSIIFQRLGIDTQDVLAAAGTKWNFLPFTPGLVGGHCIGVDPYYLTHRAQEVGYHPEVILAGRRINDRMGQYVAGQVARAMMGRGLPVVGSRILVMGIAFKENCPDIRNSKVFDIIAELQGFNARVDIWDPWVSPEDLRRTTDLEGLADVPEAGIYDGIILAVGHREFTKMGAPAIRALGKDGAVLYDVKGIFSKNQTDGRL comes from the coding sequence ATGTTCCCCCGCGATTTCGACGAGCAGGTCATCGGTGTCGTCGGGCTCGGCTATGTCGGTCTGCCATTGGCGGTCGAATTCGGCAAGACGCGCGAGGTCGTCGGCTTCGACATTCGCCAGGAGCGGATCGACGAACTCTTGGCCGGTCATGACGCGACCCTCGAGGTCGAGCCCGACATGCTGGCCTCGGCCGCCCATATGCGTTTCACGAGCCAGGCGCAGGATCTTGGCGGCTGCGGCATCTTCATCGTGACGGTGCCGACGCCGATCGATCGCGCCAATCGCCCTGATCTGGGGTTTCTTATCCGGGCGACGGAGACGGTGGGGCGGGCGATGACCCCCGGTGCCGTCGTGATCTACGAATCGACCGTCTACCCCGGCTGCACGCGCGAGGTCTGCGTGCCGATCCTGGAACGGCTTTCCGGCCTGAAGCTGAACGAGAGCTTCTTCCTCGGCTACAGTCCCGAGCGGGCCAATCCCGGCGACAAGCAGCACCGGCTGACCACCATCGTCAAGGTCACCTCCGGCTCGACGCCGGAAGCGGCGGAGGCCGTCGACGGCCTTTACGCCTCGATCGTCACCGCCGGCACGCACAAAGCGAGTTCGATCGAGGTCGCGGAAGCTGCCAAGGTGATCGAGAATACCCAGCGCGACCTCAACATCGCGCTGATGAACGAGCTGTCGATCATCTTCCAGCGCCTCGGCATCGACACGCAGGATGTGCTGGCGGCCGCGGGCACGAAGTGGAATTTCCTGCCGTTCACGCCCGGTCTCGTCGGCGGCCACTGCATCGGCGTCGATCCCTACTACCTGACCCACCGCGCGCAGGAGGTCGGCTATCATCCGGAGGTGATCCTCGCCGGGCGCCGGATCAACGACCGCATGGGCCAGTATGTCGCGGGACAGGTGGCGCGCGCGATGATGGGGAGGGGCCTTCCCGTCGTCGGCAGCCGGATCCTCGTGATGGGCATCGCCTTCAAGGAGAACTGCCCGGACATCCGCAATTCCAAGGTCTTCGACATCATCGCGGAGCTGCAGGGGTTCAATGCCCGAGTCGACATCTGGGATCCCTGGGTTTCGCCGGAAGATCTGCGGCGGACGACGGATCTGGAGGGTCTTGCGGACGTGCCGGAGGCTGGAATCTATGACGGCATCATCCTCGCCGTCGGCCATCGCGAGTTCACCAAAATGGGCGCGCCGGCGATCCGGGCGCTCGGCAAGGACGGGGCCGTCCTCTACGACGTGAAGGGCATCTTTTCTAAGAACCAGACGGATGGACGCCTCTGA
- a CDS encoding ABC transporter ATP-binding protein: MTLRAERLTLGYGGRRVIDDLSIAVPTGRVTAILGPNGCGKSTLLRAFARLIRPMAGRVTLGGDDIHRQDTRALARRIAILPQAPLAPDGIGVGDLVKRGRAPWRGLLSPWSVADASACAEALGAVAMTDLAGRPLAELSGGQRQRAWLALVLAQETPVVLLDEPTTFLDLPHQLDVLDLLRQRNRAAGTTVVSVLHDLNLASRFCDHLILLGTAGPVAEGPPETVVTAENLLLAFGLQALVQKDPVTQRPMVIPL; this comes from the coding sequence ATGACGCTCCGCGCGGAACGACTGACGCTCGGCTATGGCGGGCGCCGGGTGATCGACGATCTCTCGATCGCCGTGCCGACCGGGCGCGTCACCGCCATTCTCGGGCCGAACGGCTGCGGCAAGTCGACCCTGCTGCGCGCCTTCGCCCGGCTGATCCGGCCGATGGCGGGCCGGGTGACGCTGGGCGGCGACGACATTCACCGGCAGGACACGCGCGCGCTCGCCCGCCGCATCGCCATCCTGCCGCAGGCGCCGCTGGCGCCCGACGGGATCGGGGTTGGTGACCTCGTGAAGCGGGGACGGGCCCCCTGGCGCGGCCTCCTCAGCCCGTGGAGCGTAGCCGATGCCAGCGCCTGCGCCGAGGCGCTGGGCGCCGTGGCGATGACCGATCTGGCAGGGCGCCCGCTGGCCGAACTCTCCGGCGGCCAGCGCCAGCGCGCCTGGCTGGCTCTGGTGTTGGCGCAAGAAACGCCGGTCGTCCTCCTCGACGAGCCGACGACCTTCCTCGACCTGCCGCACCAGCTCGACGTCCTGGATCTTCTGCGCCAGCGCAACCGGGCCGCCGGGACGACGGTCGTCAGCGTCCTCCACGACCTCAATCTGGCGTCCCGATTCTGCGATCACCTGATTCTCCTGGGCACCGCCGGCCCGGTGGCAGAGGGCCCGCCGGAGACCGTGGTGACGGCGGAAAATCTGCTCCTGGCTTTCGGCCTGCAGGCGCTCGTCCAGAAAGACCCGGTGACGCAGCGGCCGATGGTCATCCCGCTGTAG
- a CDS encoding iron ABC transporter permease, which produces MKGALFLGGLILVAIAASLIIGDVPLGPGALWQGLWGGDGPGALTIRIIRGPRVAVALGAGAVLGLSGAIFQSLLRNPLAAPDIMGFTSGAGLAVLAAVTAGLALPLPIVAAAGGLAAALLVAALAYRPGQATPAVTLVLVGLGVGFTTAAFGTFLMTRLPSSEAAEAQRWLSGSLAARDWGQAAQVWAIGAGLVAALALQIRALDLLAFGNDLAAGLGLRVEPARWSLAATGVLLAATGVAVAGPVPFVALMAAPLGARLTGARSLGGRLAAAAAAGACVTLVADLAARAAIPGLVLPIGVMTGPLGAPYLLWRLSREMEKGEL; this is translated from the coding sequence GTGAAGGGCGCGCTTTTCCTCGGTGGACTGATCCTCGTCGCGATCGCGGCGTCGCTGATCATAGGCGACGTGCCGCTCGGTCCCGGCGCCCTCTGGCAGGGGCTATGGGGCGGCGACGGGCCGGGTGCACTGACGATCCGGATCATCCGCGGTCCGCGCGTCGCGGTGGCGCTCGGCGCCGGCGCGGTTCTCGGCCTGTCCGGCGCGATCTTCCAGAGCCTGTTGCGCAATCCGCTGGCCGCGCCCGACATCATGGGCTTCACCTCGGGGGCGGGGCTCGCGGTTCTCGCGGCCGTCACCGCGGGCCTCGCGCTTCCCCTGCCGATCGTCGCGGCGGCCGGCGGCCTTGCCGCAGCGCTTCTCGTCGCCGCTCTCGCCTATCGGCCGGGGCAGGCGACGCCGGCGGTGACGCTCGTCCTCGTGGGCCTCGGTGTCGGCTTCACCACCGCCGCCTTCGGGACCTTCCTGATGACGCGGCTGCCGAGTTCCGAGGCGGCCGAGGCGCAGCGCTGGCTCTCCGGCTCGCTCGCCGCGCGCGACTGGGGCCAGGCGGCGCAGGTGTGGGCGATCGGGGCAGGGCTCGTCGCCGCCCTCGCCCTGCAGATCCGGGCGCTGGACCTGCTGGCGTTCGGCAACGATCTCGCCGCGGGACTCGGGCTCCGGGTGGAGCCCGCGCGCTGGTCTCTCGCGGCGACGGGGGTGCTTCTGGCGGCGACGGGGGTTGCCGTCGCCGGCCCGGTTCCCTTCGTGGCGCTGATGGCCGCGCCCCTCGGCGCCCGTCTCACCGGGGCCAGGAGCCTCGGCGGGCGGCTGGCCGCCGCCGCTGCCGCCGGCGCCTGCGTGACGCTCGTCGCCGACCTTGCGGCACGGGCGGCGATACCGGGCCTCGTCCTGCCGATCGGCGTCATGACCGGGCCGCTCGGCGCGCCCTACCTGTTGTGGCGCCTGTCGCGCGAAATGGAGAAAGGCGAGCTGTGA
- a CDS encoding iron ABC transporter permease, which yields MTHAGGTGVKGWALVLGLLVAAVVVTLAWGVRPVSPGDLWRAFTAPDPGNPADVAILSIRLPRLAAGLVAGAALGMAGSVMQALTRNPLADPGLLGVNAGAAFAVVLGALLLGRADGGLITALAFPGAAAASLAVFVLGGGLSGDAGPIRLTLAGAALNALLLSGVSAVVLMRGEALEVFRFWMAGSLASAIERPVAMMALVVLAGALLALAAAPRLELLSLGDTLARGLGTRPGRVQALSLVAVTLLVGAAVSVAGPIAFLGLMVPPLARRIAGHSLRRELVASAGLGAALLLLADTAGRLIFAPGEIRAGVMTALLGGPVFIWIARRLKPGAQA from the coding sequence ATGACGCATGCCGGAGGAACGGGCGTGAAAGGCTGGGCGCTCGTCCTTGGCCTCCTCGTCGCCGCGGTCGTGGTGACGCTCGCCTGGGGCGTGCGGCCGGTTTCCCCCGGCGACCTCTGGCGCGCCTTCACGGCGCCCGATCCCGGCAACCCGGCAGACGTCGCGATCCTCTCGATCCGCCTGCCGCGGCTGGCAGCCGGCCTCGTCGCCGGGGCGGCGCTCGGCATGGCGGGCAGCGTGATGCAGGCGCTGACGCGCAATCCGCTCGCCGATCCGGGCCTTCTCGGCGTCAATGCCGGCGCGGCCTTCGCCGTCGTCCTCGGCGCTCTCCTGCTCGGGCGCGCCGATGGCGGGCTGATCACGGCACTGGCCTTTCCCGGCGCGGCGGCGGCATCGCTGGCGGTCTTCGTTCTCGGCGGCGGGCTCAGCGGCGATGCCGGCCCGATACGACTGACGCTCGCCGGCGCGGCGCTCAACGCGCTTCTCCTTTCCGGCGTCTCGGCCGTCGTCCTCATGCGCGGCGAGGCGCTGGAGGTCTTTCGCTTCTGGATGGCCGGCTCGCTCGCCTCGGCGATCGAGCGTCCGGTCGCGATGATGGCGCTGGTGGTGCTCGCGGGCGCGTTGCTGGCGCTGGCGGCAGCGCCGCGCCTCGAACTTCTGTCGCTGGGCGACACGCTGGCGCGCGGTCTCGGCACACGACCGGGCCGGGTTCAGGCGCTTTCGCTTGTCGCGGTGACGCTGCTGGTCGGGGCGGCGGTCTCGGTCGCCGGCCCGATCGCCTTTCTCGGCCTGATGGTGCCGCCTCTGGCGCGGCGGATCGCCGGCCACTCCCTGCGGCGTGAACTCGTCGCCTCGGCAGGGCTCGGGGCGGCACTGCTCCTTCTTGCCGATACTGCCGGACGGCTGATCTTCGCGCCGGGCGAAATCCGTGCCGGGGTGATGACGGCGCTTCTCGGCGGACCGGTCTTCATCTGGATCGCCCGTCGCCTGAAGCCCGGAGCGCAGGCGTGA
- a CDS encoding ABC transporter substrate-binding protein translates to MKTAPQGNGPAPRAGQSRRTILAGLAAGLVCGLPSSAAAGEDGLRFVHAYGETVLPRPATRVVSLGYTTHDTLLALGQPPLAIRYWYGDHAFGVWPWAQPFLNGAEPVLLSGEVSMEKVAALAPDLIVAIGAGISKAEYAVLSRIAPVLVHDGRYSGYGTPWDVMALTLGRALGRSDRAEELVAATREAFGAARARNPLWAGKTGVAAYHTGGETGAFTGADTRARFLADLGFRLTRGISALSGPDGFYVPLSPEDLSPLDADVLVWMSGLEQVPDLVGLPMRRTLKAHREGREVMAGPLVSGAMSHGSVLSLPFALRALEADLAAAADGDLDTPVASAEAAGLVPGRVP, encoded by the coding sequence ATGAAGACTGCACCGCAGGGCAACGGCCCGGCGCCCCGCGCCGGTCAAAGTCGCCGCACGATTCTTGCCGGCCTCGCTGCCGGCCTCGTCTGCGGCCTGCCGTCCTCGGCCGCCGCCGGGGAAGACGGGCTTCGCTTCGTCCACGCCTATGGCGAGACCGTGCTGCCGCGGCCGGCGACCCGTGTCGTCTCGCTCGGCTATACCACGCACGACACGCTGCTGGCGCTCGGCCAGCCGCCGCTCGCCATCCGCTACTGGTACGGCGACCATGCCTTCGGCGTCTGGCCCTGGGCGCAGCCCTTTCTGAACGGTGCCGAGCCGGTGCTCCTGTCGGGCGAGGTGTCGATGGAAAAGGTCGCGGCTCTCGCCCCCGATCTGATCGTCGCCATCGGCGCCGGCATTTCCAAGGCGGAATATGCGGTCCTGTCGCGCATTGCCCCGGTGCTGGTGCATGACGGACGATATTCGGGCTACGGCACGCCGTGGGACGTAATGGCGCTGACGCTCGGCCGCGCGCTCGGCCGCAGCGACAGGGCCGAGGAACTGGTTGCCGCAACGCGCGAAGCCTTTGGCGCCGCCAGGGCTCGCAACCCGCTCTGGGCCGGGAAGACGGGGGTGGCCGCCTATCATACCGGCGGCGAGACCGGCGCCTTCACCGGCGCCGACACGCGCGCCCGCTTCCTCGCCGATCTCGGCTTTCGCCTGACGCGGGGCATCTCCGCGCTGTCGGGGCCGGACGGTTTCTACGTGCCCCTGTCGCCCGAAGACCTGTCGCCGCTCGATGCCGACGTTCTCGTCTGGATGTCCGGACTGGAGCAGGTGCCCGACCTCGTCGGCCTGCCGATGCGACGGACGTTGAAGGCGCACCGCGAGGGGCGCGAAGTGATGGCCGGGCCGCTTGTCTCGGGCGCCATGTCGCATGGCAGCGTCCTGTCTCTTCCCTTCGCCCTGAGGGCCCTCGAGGCGGATCTTGCCGCGGCGGCGGATGGAGATCTCGATACCCCCGTCGCATCGGCCGAGGCCGCCGGCCTCGTGCCCGGACGTGTCCCATGA
- a CDS encoding TonB-dependent siderophore receptor — translation MVGIDIGDSASAPERSRARARRLMALVVFGPVLGLPAVSLAQDATDENAPIQLDTVTLEGQGGKAVGPDASIVAERSATGSKTDTPILDLPAAVSVVTEEELEKRNAQNLDEALAYTAGVSTDEYGSDDRYDYYRIRGFYQTGQGTYRDGLPMRLYGFTGSRIEPYGMQRIEVLKGSTSTLFGLNAPGGLVNAITKRPQSTKFGEVYTTVGDEHVETGADFGGSIDAAGDWSYRLTTKWQDGDNNADFTNDDRFYVAPALTWSPSDATSLTILGDYNKRDGNTSHAIPLGSGLDPKTYLGEPDFDAMDTVEKNIGYQFSHDFGNGLQFRQNARYTDLDLTYESVYGATADITAGRSAWAVYGEAQRFGIDSQLQYDASYGRIDSRTLVGMDYGNDKTSEYRVFGSAAGIDIFNPSYCGRDCIILPPGYTWNNHQTAQGVYVQEELTLDKRWILTLGGRYDHVRTQSDMPEYGLSYDVTDDAFTKRAGLTYKITDGISVYTNYSESFEPTAADRSSLVGDPEPQEGRQYEVGAKYRPEGLDALFTVALFDLTQTNVPYSISTTTQSQIGEVNVRGLELEGKMAMTDRLNMTLAYSFWNSEIVEDGIGTAEGNRPYLVPEHLASVWADYTIPESDHLGDLTLGLGVRFVGSSFTDNENTIKIDSHTLVDAAIKYAVTESTQLSVNATNLFDEEYIASVNTYENSAYYGDGRAVRATLKYTW, via the coding sequence ATGGTTGGGATCGATATCGGCGACAGCGCCTCGGCGCCCGAGCGCTCGCGCGCGAGGGCTCGGCGCCTCATGGCGCTTGTGGTTTTCGGGCCGGTGCTGGGTCTGCCCGCAGTTTCCCTCGCGCAGGACGCCACCGACGAGAACGCCCCGATCCAGCTCGATACGGTCACGCTGGAGGGGCAGGGCGGCAAGGCGGTCGGACCGGATGCGTCGATCGTCGCCGAGCGGTCGGCGACGGGCAGCAAGACCGACACGCCGATTCTCGATCTTCCGGCCGCTGTCTCGGTGGTGACGGAAGAGGAGCTGGAAAAACGCAATGCCCAGAACCTCGACGAGGCGCTCGCCTACACCGCGGGCGTTTCGACCGACGAATACGGCTCGGATGACCGTTACGACTATTACCGCATCCGCGGCTTCTACCAGACCGGTCAGGGCACCTATCGCGACGGGCTGCCGATGCGCCTCTACGGCTTCACGGGCAGCCGGATCGAGCCCTACGGCATGCAGCGGATCGAGGTGCTGAAAGGCTCGACCTCGACCCTCTTCGGCCTGAATGCGCCGGGCGGTCTCGTCAATGCCATCACCAAGCGGCCGCAGAGCACGAAGTTCGGCGAGGTCTACACGACGGTCGGCGACGAGCATGTCGAGACCGGTGCCGATTTCGGCGGCTCGATCGATGCGGCCGGCGACTGGAGCTATCGGCTGACGACCAAGTGGCAGGACGGCGACAACAATGCCGACTTCACCAATGACGACCGCTTCTACGTCGCCCCGGCCCTGACCTGGAGCCCGAGCGATGCGACTTCGCTGACGATTCTCGGCGACTACAACAAGCGCGACGGCAACACCTCGCACGCCATTCCGCTCGGCTCAGGCCTCGACCCGAAGACCTATCTCGGCGAGCCCGATTTCGACGCCATGGACACGGTCGAGAAGAACATCGGCTACCAGTTCTCGCACGACTTCGGCAACGGCCTGCAATTCCGTCAGAATGCCCGCTATACCGACCTCGACCTCACCTATGAGTCGGTCTACGGCGCGACGGCCGACATCACGGCCGGCCGCAGCGCCTGGGCGGTCTATGGCGAGGCCCAGCGTTTCGGCATCGACAGTCAGCTGCAGTACGACGCGAGCTACGGCCGCATCGACAGCCGCACCCTCGTCGGCATGGACTACGGCAATGACAAGACCAGCGAATACCGCGTGTTCGGATCGGCCGCGGGCATCGATATCTTCAACCCCTCCTATTGCGGCCGGGACTGCATCATCCTGCCGCCGGGCTATACCTGGAACAATCACCAGACGGCGCAGGGCGTCTACGTCCAGGAGGAGCTGACGCTCGACAAGCGCTGGATCCTGACGCTCGGCGGGCGCTATGACCACGTCCGGACGCAGAGCGACATGCCGGAATACGGTCTTTCCTACGACGTCACCGACGACGCCTTCACCAAGCGCGCGGGCCTTACCTACAAGATCACCGACGGCATCTCCGTCTATACGAACTATTCGGAGTCCTTCGAGCCGACCGCGGCCGACCGCTCCTCGCTCGTCGGCGACCCGGAGCCCCAGGAGGGGCGGCAATACGAGGTCGGCGCGAAGTATCGGCCGGAAGGGCTCGACGCGCTCTTCACCGTGGCGCTGTTCGATCTCACCCAGACCAACGTGCCCTATTCCATCAGCACGACGACGCAGAGCCAGATCGGCGAAGTGAACGTTCGCGGGCTCGAACTCGAGGGCAAGATGGCGATGACCGACCGCCTGAACATGACGCTTGCCTATTCCTTCTGGAACTCGGAGATCGTCGAGGACGGCATCGGCACGGCCGAGGGCAACCGGCCCTATCTGGTGCCCGAGCACCTCGCCTCGGTCTGGGCCGACTACACCATTCCCGAGAGCGACCATCTCGGGGACCTGACCCTCGGCCTCGGCGTGCGCTTCGTCGGGTCGAGCTTCACCGACAACGAGAACACCATCAAGATCGACAGCCACACCCTCGTCGACGCCGCGATCAAATACGCCGTCACCGAAAGCACCCAGCTCTCGGTCAACGCCACCAACCTCTTCGACGAGGAGTACATCGCCAGCGTCAACACCTACGAGAACAGCGCCTATTACGGCGACGGCCGTGCCGTCAGGGCGACTTTGAAATACACGTGGTGA
- a CDS encoding murein L,D-transpeptidase family protein, which yields MTETTYKDLVPAYADVKVRPAGSILVRIFKEESELEVWKLGPDGRYALQKTHPLCRWSGKLGPKKRTGDRQAPEGFYRVAQGQMNPNSKFHRSFNLGYPNPLEKSLGYTGDSLMVHGACSSSGCFAMTDEGVGEVYAEAERAFALGQGDFQVQSFPFRMTTAQMARHRPDPNIAFWRNLKLGYDIFEVTRKEPDVAACGGRYVFDARSKDGLPIEPAAACPPMETRVDPAVVAKRTEDTRVLQALLSEGRGGTPMSYVDGGMHPSFRDMLKRLGTKELASKTSMTAVQVSRPDALIDDPAGAERSDKSSSSRDRVE from the coding sequence ATGACGGAGACGACCTACAAGGACCTCGTCCCGGCCTATGCCGACGTGAAGGTGCGGCCCGCTGGATCGATCCTCGTGCGCATCTTCAAGGAAGAAAGCGAGCTGGAGGTCTGGAAGCTCGGTCCTGACGGCCGCTACGCGCTTCAGAAGACCCACCCGCTCTGCCGTTGGTCCGGCAAGCTCGGGCCGAAGAAGAGGACCGGCGACCGGCAGGCTCCGGAGGGCTTCTACCGTGTCGCCCAGGGGCAGATGAACCCGAATTCAAAGTTCCACCGCTCCTTCAACCTCGGCTATCCGAATCCGCTGGAGAAGTCCCTCGGCTACACGGGCGATTCGCTGATGGTGCACGGCGCCTGCTCCTCCTCCGGCTGCTTCGCCATGACCGACGAAGGCGTCGGCGAGGTCTATGCGGAGGCCGAGAGGGCCTTCGCCCTCGGCCAGGGCGACTTCCAGGTCCAGTCCTTCCCGTTCCGGATGACGACAGCCCAGATGGCGCGTCACCGGCCAGACCCGAACATCGCTTTCTGGCGCAATCTGAAGCTTGGCTACGACATCTTCGAGGTGACGCGGAAGGAACCCGATGTCGCCGCCTGTGGAGGACGGTATGTGTTCGACGCCCGCAGCAAGGACGGTTTGCCGATCGAGCCGGCCGCAGCCTGCCCGCCGATGGAGACCCGGGTCGATCCCGCGGTCGTGGCCAAGCGTACGGAGGACACGAGGGTGCTCCAGGCCCTCCTTTCGGAAGGACGCGGCGGCACGCCCATGAGCTATGTCGACGGCGGCATGCATCCGAGCTTCCGGGACATGCTGAAGCGTCTTGGCACCAAGGAGCTTGCCAGCAAGACCTCTATGACGGCCGTCCAGGTCAGCCGGCCCGACGCGCTGATCGACGATCCCGCCGGGGCGGAACGTTCAGACAAGTCGTCGTCGAGCCGAGATCGCGTCGAATAA